One part of the Solanum dulcamara chromosome 3, daSolDulc1.2, whole genome shotgun sequence genome encodes these proteins:
- the LOC129882259 gene encoding RHOMBOID-like protein 1: MAGRVPPQPEIQIQVHSKKGGNSVYPVETATTTTASSGPAFYREIKHFKKWFPWLIPSFVIVNVVMFLATMYVNNCPHNSVSCFAGFLGRFSFQPFSENPLLGPSSITLEKMGALDVNKVVHEHQGWRLITCMWLHGGVFHLLANMLSLLVIGIRLEREFGFVRIGLLYIIAGLGGSLFSALFIKSNISVGASGALFGLLGSMLSELIINWTIYANKIAVLVTLVVIIVINLAVGLLPHVDNFAHIGGFVSGFLLGFVFLIRPQFGWVSHRYGSRTYSTSAKPKFKMYQMVLWVVSLILLIVGFTSGLVMLFRGVDLNDHCSWCHYMSCLPTSRWSCNTQPVSCMSEQTSNQLTLTCSNSNKTRTYSLSNPSTSKIQGLCTQLCR, from the exons ATGGCCGGAAGAGTTCCTCCACAACCGGAGATCCAAATCCAGGTACATTCGAAGAAAGGGGGTAACTCTGTATACCCAGTTGAGACCGCTACGACAACAACAGCATCATCAGGACCTGCTTTTTATAGAGAAATTAAGCATTTCAAGAAATGGTTTCCATGGTTGATACCATCTTTCGTTATAGTTAATGTAGTGATGTTTTTGGCGACCATGTATGTGAATAACTGCCCCCACAACTCTGTTTCTTGTTTTGCTGGATTCTTGGGTAGGTTTTCATTTCAGCCCTTCAGTGAAAATCCTCTTCTTGGGCCTTCTTCTATCAC GCTAGAGAAGATGGGTGCTTTAGACGTGAATAAGGTGGTCCACGAACATCAAGGGTGGCGCCTTATTACTTGCATGTGGTTGCATGGTGGAGTTTTTCATTTACTGGCCAACATGCTGAGTCTTCTAGTGATTGGCATTCGGCTGGAGCGAGAGTTTGGATTTG TGCGCATTGGCCTGCTCTATATCATTGCTGGACTTGGTGGCAGTTTGTTCTCAGCTCTATTTATTAAGTCAAATATAtctgtgggtgcttctggtgcACTTTTTGGGTTGCTGGGAAGCATGCTTTCTGAGCTCATAATCAATTGGACTATATATGCCAATAAG ATTGCAGTTTTAGTGACCCTTGTGGTCATCATTGTTATAAATCTGGCGGTTGGACTTCTCCCGCACGTTGATAACTTCGCTCATATTGGAGGATTTGTGTCTGGTTTTCTTCTTGGTTTCGTATTTCTGATCCGGCCCCAGTTTGGCTGGGTGAGCCACAGATATGGATCCAGAACATATTCAACATCGGCTAAACCGAAATTCAAGATGTATCAAATGGTTCTATGGGTTGTTTCTCTTATTCTTCTGATAGTTGG GTTTACTAGTGGCTTGGTCATGCTTTTCCGTGGAGTAGATTTAAATGATCATTGTTCTTGGTGCCATTATATGAGTTGTCTACCCACTTCAAGGTGGAGTTGCAACACACAGCCTGTTTCCTGTATG TCCGAGCAAACGAGTAACCAGCTCACATTGACGTGCTCCAACAGTAACAAGACGAGAACATATTCATTGTCGAATCCAAGTACGTCTAAGATCCAGGGGCTGTGTACTCAGCTGTGCCGTTGA